Proteins encoded within one genomic window of Amycolatopsis nigrescens CSC17Ta-90:
- a CDS encoding AfsR/SARP family transcriptional regulator gives MTTELNVLGSVELRADGQRVELGPAKQRCVLAVLLLADGQVSTGTLIDRVWGERSPAEARNALYSYLTRLRKALRGSAAGADIRRYSGGYLLEVPDARVDLRRFTALAERAAGESDERRAERLGEALRLWRGEPLTGLSGGWVERERAGLHRLRVTMLAEWAGLRLAAGAAAEVVHGLRAAVGEYPLAEALTARFLLALHRTGETGEALDRYAETVRRLAEQLGAEPGPALLEVHRELESPSASRTVPAERASVPVPAQLPSPPAGFVGRDAQLARLDGLAAEPPGILLVTGAPGVGKTALVHTWGHRAAASFPDGQLYLDLRGHAKVEPLRSIDALSTFLRALGVASARIPFDENAAAGLYRSLLAERRMLVVLDNAASTEQVRPLLPGTAGCVAVITSRERLSGLLVGEGARRMRLDSLRVPDAVALLADGLGADRVSAEPVAAAELTELCGCLPLALRIAVANLLDDDSGDIANYVAELRTETPLAALETDGTPSAVRSAFDLSYHRLGAEQQRMFRLLARSPGPDFTAETAAALAGTRIATARRLLDRLAGAHLIEPRDRARYAFHDLLRQYAIEQGTGEDFGPALHRLGEHYLRSADRATRLAAPALAPPELPAPQGVAVAEFPEERAALEWLDDERPNLVACCLAATALGRPELSWLLCGVLRGYFQIRSYHADWRSVVHAGVAAADLHGTPANRALAQLGLGYLHRYRGDEQAAAVFSTARELASGAGWRLGEAAALAQLGLIYPKLDRPEDAVDVLLRAVAVGREEGDAAIEGAAHGNLGTVYVRLGQPRRALPHLFRELELLELAGSRFREANALTDLGLAHAQLGEYPPAIRRHRRALELATALGHRPMLANAQVNLAAAYLESGLLAEAAEQAGPALRLAKQLRVRDTEAEALSVLAAAVDPGRHPEALLAARECDDHRLLAEVATRYAERDGAEPSDVDDALAVARAHGYRIFEARALLVQSRLLGDPGPAQRSLALCRETGYRPGEARALLLLDRSSTELRTALALFEEMDLPEAAEARARLSPS, from the coding sequence GTGACGACTGAGCTGAACGTGCTCGGGTCGGTGGAACTGCGCGCCGACGGGCAGCGGGTGGAGCTCGGTCCGGCGAAACAGCGATGCGTGCTGGCGGTACTGCTGCTCGCGGACGGGCAGGTGTCCACCGGGACGCTGATCGACCGGGTCTGGGGCGAGCGGTCACCGGCCGAGGCGCGAAACGCGCTGTACAGCTATCTGACCAGGCTGCGCAAAGCGTTGCGGGGCAGTGCGGCCGGGGCCGACATCCGACGCTACTCCGGCGGTTACCTGCTCGAGGTGCCGGACGCGCGGGTGGATCTGCGGCGGTTCACCGCGCTCGCCGAACGGGCCGCGGGCGAATCGGATGAGCGGCGGGCCGAGCGGCTCGGTGAAGCGCTGCGGCTGTGGCGCGGCGAGCCGCTGACCGGGCTGTCCGGTGGCTGGGTGGAGCGGGAGCGCGCCGGCCTGCACCGGCTGCGGGTGACGATGCTGGCCGAATGGGCCGGGCTGCGGCTGGCCGCCGGCGCGGCGGCGGAGGTGGTGCACGGGCTGCGCGCCGCGGTCGGCGAGTATCCGCTCGCGGAGGCGCTGACCGCCCGGTTCCTGCTGGCCCTGCACCGGACCGGGGAAACCGGCGAGGCGCTGGACCGCTACGCCGAAACCGTGCGGCGGCTGGCCGAGCAGCTCGGTGCCGAACCGGGTCCGGCGCTGCTCGAAGTGCACCGCGAGCTGGAGTCACCCTCCGCCTCCCGCACCGTGCCCGCCGAGCGGGCCTCCGTGCCGGTACCGGCACAGCTGCCGTCGCCGCCGGCCGGGTTCGTCGGCCGGGACGCGCAGCTCGCTCGGCTGGACGGGCTCGCCGCCGAGCCGCCGGGCATCCTGCTGGTCACCGGCGCGCCGGGGGTCGGCAAGACCGCGCTGGTGCACACCTGGGGCCACCGGGCGGCGGCGAGCTTCCCGGACGGGCAGCTGTACCTGGACCTGCGCGGGCACGCCAAGGTGGAGCCGCTGCGCTCGATCGACGCGCTGTCCACCTTCCTGCGTGCGCTCGGGGTGGCGTCGGCGCGGATCCCGTTCGACGAGAACGCGGCCGCCGGGCTGTACCGCTCGCTGCTGGCCGAGCGGCGGATGCTGGTGGTGCTGGACAACGCGGCCAGCACCGAGCAGGTCCGCCCGCTGCTGCCGGGCACCGCGGGCTGCGTCGCGGTGATCACCAGCCGGGAGCGGCTGTCCGGGTTGCTGGTCGGCGAGGGCGCGCGGCGGATGCGGCTGGACAGCCTGCGCGTGCCGGACGCGGTCGCGCTGCTGGCCGACGGCCTCGGCGCGGACCGGGTGTCCGCCGAGCCGGTGGCCGCCGCCGAGCTGACCGAGCTGTGCGGCTGCCTGCCGCTCGCGTTGCGGATCGCGGTGGCGAACCTGCTCGACGACGACAGCGGTGATATCGCGAACTACGTCGCGGAGCTGCGCACCGAAACCCCGCTGGCCGCGCTGGAGACCGACGGCACCCCGTCCGCGGTGCGCAGCGCGTTCGACCTGTCGTATCACCGGCTCGGCGCCGAGCAGCAGCGGATGTTCCGGCTGCTGGCGAGAAGTCCCGGGCCGGACTTCACCGCGGAGACCGCCGCCGCGCTGGCCGGCACCCGCATCGCCACCGCACGCCGGCTGCTGGACCGGCTGGCCGGGGCGCACCTGATCGAGCCGCGGGACCGTGCCCGGTACGCGTTCCACGACCTGCTGCGGCAGTACGCGATCGAGCAGGGCACCGGGGAGGATTTCGGGCCGGCGCTGCACCGGCTCGGGGAGCACTATCTGCGCTCGGCGGACCGGGCGACCCGGCTGGCCGCGCCGGCGCTGGCGCCACCGGAACTGCCCGCGCCGCAAGGGGTCGCGGTGGCCGAGTTCCCCGAGGAGCGGGCGGCGCTGGAATGGCTGGACGACGAGCGGCCGAACCTGGTGGCCTGCTGTCTCGCCGCGACCGCGCTGGGCAGGCCGGAGCTGAGCTGGCTGCTCTGCGGGGTGCTGCGCGGCTACTTCCAGATCCGCTCGTACCACGCGGACTGGCGCAGCGTGGTGCACGCCGGGGTGGCCGCGGCGGACCTGCACGGCACTCCGGCGAATCGGGCGCTGGCCCAGCTTGGCCTCGGTTATCTGCACCGGTATCGCGGGGACGAGCAGGCCGCGGCGGTGTTCAGCACGGCGCGAGAGCTGGCGTCCGGGGCGGGCTGGCGGCTCGGCGAGGCGGCCGCGCTGGCTCAGCTCGGCCTGATCTACCCGAAGCTGGACCGGCCGGAGGACGCGGTGGACGTGCTGCTGCGGGCGGTGGCGGTCGGCCGCGAGGAGGGTGACGCGGCGATCGAGGGCGCGGCGCACGGCAACCTCGGCACGGTGTACGTGCGGCTCGGCCAGCCGCGTCGGGCGCTGCCGCACCTGTTCCGCGAGCTGGAGCTGCTCGAGCTGGCGGGTTCGCGGTTCCGGGAGGCCAACGCGCTGACCGACCTCGGCCTGGCGCACGCCCAGCTCGGCGAGTACCCGCCGGCGATCCGGCGGCATCGGCGGGCGCTGGAGTTGGCCACCGCACTCGGGCACCGGCCGATGCTGGCCAACGCCCAGGTCAACCTGGCCGCCGCCTACCTGGAGTCCGGCTTGCTCGCGGAAGCGGCCGAGCAGGCCGGGCCGGCGCTGCGGCTGGCGAAGCAGCTGCGCGTGCGCGACACCGAGGCGGAGGCGCTGAGCGTGCTCGCCGCCGCCGTCGATCCCGGCCGGCACCCCGAGGCGCTGCTGGCCGCGCGGGAGTGCGACGACCACCGCCTGCTGGCGGAGGTCGCCACCCGGTACGCCGAGCGGGACGGCGCCGAACCGTCCGATGTGGACGATGCGCTGGCGGTCGCGCGGGCTCACGGGTACCGGATCTTCGAAGCCCGCGCGCTGCTCGTCCAGTCCAGGCTGCTGGGCGACCCCGGCCCGGCGCAGCGTTCGCTGGCGCTGTGCCGCGAGACCGGCTACCGGCCTGGCGAAGCACGCGCGCTCCTGCTGCTGGACCGGAGCAGCACCGAACTCCGGACCGCGCTCGCGTTGTTCGAGGAGATGGACCTGCCCGAGGCCGCCGAGGCGCGTGCACGGCTCAGCCCTTCCTGA
- a CDS encoding AfsR/SARP family transcriptional regulator, with the protein MDFRLLGPVELRVHGGLLDLGPAKQKCVLAVLLAQAGRQVSTENLIDKVWGETAPGEVRNALYSYITRLRRSLRSAEIELSRAGNGYLLDVSPERVDMHRFTALAERARRAEENRPELLAAALHEWHGTPLDGLSGDWADRLRAGLHRQRIGVLTDWAEAELAADRPSGVIERLGSAMDSYPHAEPLIAGFLRALHAADRTAEALEYFEVARERLRSDLGVLPGPALAEAHAELLRGKAPSAQTAAEPPPALPAPAQLPAAPSGFAGRGDELAALDDFLGLEREIPKVALVSGAGGAGKTALAVTWAHRVAGRFPDGQLYVNLRGYARGEPMRPIEALSGFLRALGVPADEIPLDTEAASALYRSLLADRRPLILLDNAAGADQIRPLLPSRAGGLTVVTSRDRLSSLVAEAGARRIVLGPLRHLEAVEVLAARLGGTRVADDPAGAAELAGLCGNFPLALRIAAANLIDHPGSTLTGYAAELREDNPLSALETEDASAAVRGTFDRSYQRLPADQRRVFRLLGLHPGPDFSAETAAVLAGLPDNAAKRVLRALAAANLVEPQPSGRFTFHDLLRQYAADRAQHEESPAERTAVEARLAEYYLRSACHAGAVAAPTFPRLPVPDSAAPPRTFAGDDEAFRWLDTELANVVAFAETAERDGRGHLALLLSDNLRGYFQLRSHHLEWQTVTMAGLSAARLDGDVRATTVAQVSLGYLHRMRERTTEALHSLTTALTLAKQAGWRTAEAASLVQLGAVYHKLHRSDESIDCLRHAVKLAKLAGEPGIECTARSNLGSVFWQLGRLPEAVAQLEPALTLSERAGNGFWTANAHTNLGLALLDLGENERAIRNLARSVELNRRTGNRSHEANARVNLANGHLQSGRYPEAAEQAELAREMAVETKSRNVLAEALSLLATLSGHGEGEQNALSLHRQALQAGHESADPRALAEVATRFAERADRFDDLRLALSLNRDNGFRVLEARTLLALGEFEVRAGNGAEATALARTALALCQEIQHWPGAAKALLLLAKIALWRDKRDD; encoded by the coding sequence ATGGATTTCCGTCTGCTGGGCCCGGTCGAACTGCGCGTGCACGGCGGCCTGCTCGACCTCGGCCCGGCCAAGCAGAAATGCGTTCTCGCGGTGCTGTTGGCGCAGGCCGGGCGGCAGGTTTCGACGGAGAACTTGATCGACAAGGTGTGGGGTGAAACGGCGCCGGGGGAAGTGCGGAACGCGCTCTACAGCTACATCACCCGGCTCCGCCGCAGCCTGCGGTCCGCGGAGATCGAACTGTCCCGCGCCGGCAACGGATATCTGCTGGATGTGTCCCCTGAACGAGTGGATATGCACCGGTTCACCGCTTTGGCCGAACGGGCGCGGCGCGCCGAGGAAAACCGCCCGGAACTGCTCGCCGCGGCTCTGCACGAATGGCACGGCACCCCGCTGGACGGGCTGTCCGGGGACTGGGCGGACCGGCTGCGCGCGGGCCTGCACCGGCAACGGATCGGCGTGCTCACCGACTGGGCCGAGGCCGAACTGGCCGCGGACCGGCCGTCCGGGGTGATCGAGCGGCTCGGCTCGGCGATGGACTCCTACCCGCACGCGGAGCCGCTGATAGCCGGGTTCCTGCGGGCCCTGCACGCGGCGGACCGGACCGCGGAGGCGCTGGAGTACTTCGAGGTTGCCAGGGAACGGCTGCGCTCCGACCTCGGTGTGCTGCCCGGCCCGGCACTGGCCGAAGCGCACGCGGAACTGTTGCGGGGCAAGGCACCCAGCGCGCAAACCGCCGCCGAACCGCCGCCAGCGCTGCCGGCACCCGCCCAGCTGCCCGCCGCGCCGAGCGGGTTCGCCGGGCGCGGCGACGAACTCGCCGCACTGGACGACTTCCTCGGCCTGGAAAGGGAGATCCCCAAGGTCGCGCTGGTCTCCGGGGCCGGCGGGGCCGGCAAGACGGCGCTGGCCGTCACCTGGGCGCACCGGGTCGCCGGGCGGTTCCCGGACGGGCAGCTCTACGTGAACCTGCGCGGCTACGCGCGCGGCGAGCCGATGCGCCCGATCGAGGCGCTGTCCGGGTTCCTGCGGGCGTTGGGCGTGCCCGCCGACGAAATCCCGCTGGACACCGAAGCGGCGTCTGCGCTGTACCGCTCGCTGCTCGCGGACCGGCGGCCGTTGATCCTGCTGGACAACGCGGCCGGCGCGGACCAGATCCGCCCGCTGCTGCCAAGCCGGGCCGGCGGGCTGACCGTGGTGACCAGCCGCGACCGGCTCAGCAGCCTGGTCGCCGAAGCCGGTGCGCGCCGGATCGTGCTCGGCCCGCTGCGCCACCTCGAAGCCGTCGAGGTGCTGGCCGCCAGGCTCGGCGGGACCAGGGTCGCCGACGATCCGGCCGGTGCCGCCGAACTGGCCGGGCTGTGCGGGAACTTCCCGCTCGCGCTGCGCATCGCGGCGGCCAACCTGATCGACCACCCCGGCAGCACGCTCACCGGGTACGCCGCCGAACTGCGCGAGGACAACCCGTTGAGCGCGCTGGAGACCGAGGACGCCAGCGCCGCCGTGCGCGGCACCTTCGACCGGTCCTACCAGCGCCTGCCCGCCGACCAGCGGCGGGTGTTCCGACTGCTGGGGCTGCATCCAGGGCCGGATTTCAGCGCCGAAACCGCGGCCGTGCTGGCCGGACTGCCCGACAACGCGGCGAAACGCGTGCTGCGGGCACTCGCCGCGGCGAACCTGGTGGAGCCGCAGCCGTCCGGCCGGTTCACCTTCCACGACCTGCTCCGCCAGTACGCGGCGGACCGCGCGCAGCACGAGGAGAGCCCAGCCGAGCGAACCGCGGTGGAGGCGAGGCTGGCCGAGTACTACCTGCGCAGCGCCTGCCACGCCGGTGCGGTGGCGGCGCCGACCTTCCCGCGGCTGCCGGTCCCAGACTCGGCCGCCCCGCCGCGCACCTTCGCCGGCGACGACGAGGCGTTCCGCTGGCTGGACACCGAGCTGGCCAACGTGGTGGCCTTCGCCGAAACCGCCGAGCGGGACGGCCGCGGCCACCTCGCGCTGCTGCTGTCGGACAACCTGCGCGGCTACTTCCAGCTGCGCTCGCACCACCTCGAATGGCAGACCGTGACCATGGCCGGGTTGTCCGCCGCCCGGCTGGACGGGGACGTGCGGGCCACGACCGTGGCTCAGGTATCGCTCGGCTACCTGCACCGGATGCGGGAGCGGACCACGGAGGCGCTGCACAGCCTGACCACCGCGCTGACACTGGCCAAGCAGGCCGGCTGGCGGACCGCCGAAGCGGCTTCGCTGGTGCAGCTCGGCGCCGTCTACCACAAGCTGCACCGTTCCGACGAAAGCATCGACTGCCTGCGGCACGCGGTGAAACTGGCCAAGCTGGCCGGCGAACCCGGTATCGAGTGCACCGCCCGCAGCAACCTTGGCAGCGTGTTCTGGCAGCTCGGCCGGTTGCCGGAGGCGGTGGCTCAGCTGGAGCCGGCGCTGACGCTGAGCGAGCGGGCCGGCAACGGCTTCTGGACCGCGAACGCGCACACCAACCTCGGCCTGGCGCTGCTGGACCTCGGCGAGAACGAGCGGGCGATCCGGAACCTCGCCCGCAGCGTGGAGCTCAACCGGCGCACCGGCAACCGCAGCCACGAAGCGAACGCCAGGGTCAATCTGGCGAACGGCCACCTGCAGAGCGGCCGCTACCCGGAGGCCGCCGAACAGGCCGAGCTGGCCCGCGAAATGGCGGTGGAGACCAAGTCGCGCAACGTGCTCGCGGAGGCGCTGAGCCTGCTGGCCACGCTGTCCGGGCACGGCGAAGGCGAGCAGAACGCGCTCAGCCTGCACCGCCAGGCCCTGCAGGCCGGGCACGAGAGCGCCGACCCGCGCGCGCTGGCCGAGGTGGCCACCAGGTTCGCCGAGCGGGCGGACCGGTTCGACGATCTCCGGCTCGCGCTGAGCCTCAACCGGGACAACGGTTTCCGCGTACTGGAGGCGCGCACGCTGCTCGCGCTGGGGGAGTTCGAGGTGCGCGCGGGCAACGGTGCCGAGGCGACCGCGCTGGCCAGGACCGCGCTGGCGTTGTGCCAGGAGATCCAGCACTGGCCCGGCGCGGCGAAAGCGTTGCTGCTGCTGGCGAAGATCGCCTTGTGGCGGGACAAGCGTGACGACTGA